A single region of the Brassica rapa cultivar Chiifu-401-42 chromosome A03, CAAS_Brap_v3.01, whole genome shotgun sequence genome encodes:
- the LOC103857031 gene encoding formin-like protein 5, translated as MILGGGMCNQNWARLVLLLVLLSGFFLVIALAESSEKDETFISQFMAPSTEQANEQMVETLWAHRCWQDPDCVKEAVTVFNLCFPGSKDNNLELFGFTPSHLKQTLLMCIQKQGELNGHNLNYLKLLPSILDNAPRRNLASTPSPSPPPKRSSRRPPPAASKKSVSEKLTSKPAPAAKGKEDHQKTIIIAVVTTAVSTFLLAACLFLCCTKVCGKGSGGRINDERPLLSLSSNEYSLGSSNNYGGSGKGHQSFNGNNSDNFVTLEERMSMDGMFNNINNSHGIPPLKAPPGRKSSKISWKPPSGKVEPLPPEPPKFLKVSSSKKSSSAPSPSPPPPPMPSSAGPPRPPPPAPPPGSGGPKPPPPPGPKGPRPPPPMSLGKKAPPASPGPASSGDDDAPKTKLKPFFWDKVQANPEQSMVWNDIRSGSFQFNEEMIESLFGYAAADKNKNDKKGGSGQAALPQFIQILEPKKGQNLSILLRALNATTEEVCDALLEGNELPVEFIQTLLKMAPTPEEELKLRLYSGEIAQLGTAERFLKAVVDIPFAFKRLEALLFMCTLHEEMAFVKESFQTLEVACQELRGSRLFLKLLEAVLKTGNRMNDGTFRGAAQAFKLDTLLKLADVKGTDGKTTLLHFVVQEIIRTEGRRAARTIRESQSFSSVKTEDLMAEETSEEMEENYRGLGLQKVSGLSSELEHVKKSANVDADSLTGTVLKMGHALAKAREFVNSEMKSSDEESGFREALEDFIQNAEGSVVEILEEEKRIMALVKATGDYFHGKAGKDEGLRLFVIVRDFLIILDKSCKEVREAKGKQVKMARKQGSTASSVASEIPRAPSLDPREKLFPAITERRVDQSSSDSD; from the exons ATGATTCTAGGAGGAGGAATGTGTAATCAGAATTGGGCTCGTTTGGTTCTCTTGTTGGTTCTGCTCTCTGGGTTCTTCTTGGTGATTGCCTTGGCAGAGAGTTCAGAGAAAGATGAGACTTTTATTAGCCAGTTCATGGCTCCATCAACGGAGCAGGCCAATGAACAAATG GTAGAAACATTATGGGCACATCGTTGTTGGCAAGATCCAGATTGTGTTAAGGAAGCTGTCACAGTATTCAATTTATGTTTCCCAGGATCAAAAGATAATAACTTGGAGCTATTTGGTTTCACCCCTTCCCATCTGAAGCAGACTCTTCTTATGTGTATCCAAAAACAAGGAGAGTTGAATGGTCATAACCTCAATTACCTTAAGCTCTTACCATCTATCCTTGATAATGCTCCCAGGAGAAATCTAGCTTCTACACCTTCTCCTTCCCCTCCTCCCAAGCGTAGTAGTCGACGTCCACCTCCTGCTGCTTCTAAGAAAAGCGTTTCTGAAAAGTTAACTTCTAAACCAGCTCCAGCTGCAAAAGGAAAAGAGGACCATCAGAAGACAATCATCATCGCCGTTGTCACCACTGCCGTTTCCACCTTTCTGCTTGCTGCGTGCCTCTTCTTGTGCTGTACCAAGGTTTGTGGAAAAGGTTCAGGAGGCAGGATAAATGATGAACGTCCTCTTCTAAGTTTAAGTAGTAACGAGTACTCTCTTGGTTCATCCAACAACTACGGTGGTTCTGGCAAAGGTCATCAATCTTTTAACGGAAACAATTCAGACAATTTTGTAACCTTAGAGGAAAGGATGTCAATGGATGGGATGTTTAATAATATCAATAACAGTCATGGGATACCGCCGTTGAAGGCTCCACCTGGAAGAAAATCTTCTAAAATTTCATGGAAGCCTCCTTCTGGTAAAGTGGAGCCACTTCCACCTGAACCACCCAAGTTTCTTAAAGTGTCCTCTTCAAAAAAGTCTTCTTCtgctccttctccttctccaccGCCACCGCCCATGCCGTCTTCCGCTGGTCCTCCAAGACCACCTCCTCCAGCTCCTCCGCCTGGCTCTGGTGGGCCtaagcctcctcctcctcccggACCAAAAGGACCACGTCCACCTCCACCGATGAGCCTTGGCAAGAAAGCTCCTCCAGCGTCTCCTGGCCCAGCGAGTTCAGGAGATGATGATGCTCCCAAAACAAAGCTGAAGCCGTTTTTCTGGGATAAAGTGCAAGCTAACCCTGAACAGTCTATGGTTTGGAATGATATTAGATCAGGATCTTTCCA GTTCAATGAGGAGATGATAGAGTCGTTATTTGGATACGCAGCTGCAGACAAGAACAAAAACGACAAGAAGGGAGGCTCTGGACAAGCTGCTTTACCTCAGTTTATTCAGATTCTTGAACCAAAGAAAGGACAAAACCTATCCATTCTCTTGCGTGCGTTGAACGCAACTACTGAAGAAGTCTGTGATGCTCTTCTTGAAg GGAACGAGCTACCTGTGGAGTTCATTCAAACTCTCTTAAAGATGGCACCAACACCAGAAGAAGAACTAAAGCTCAGACTATACTCCGGCGAAATagctcagctgggaacagccgAACGCTTCCTCAAAGCAGTAGTCGACATCCCTTTCGCCTTCAAGCGTCTAGAGGCGCTTCTCTTCATGTGCACGCTCCACGAAGAAATGGCCTTCGTCAAAGAATCGTTTCAGACATTAGAGGTCGCTTGTCAAGAGCTCAGAGGAAGCCGCCTCTTCCTCAAGCTCCTTGAGGCGGTTCTCAAGACCGGGAACAGGATGAACGACGGCACTTTCAGAGGCGCCGCACAAGCCTTCAAGCTGGACACTCTTCTGAAGCTAGCGGACGTGAAGGGAACAGATGGGAAAACGACTCTCCTCCACTTCGTTGTGCAAGAGATCATCAGAACCGAAGGGAGGAGAGCCGCGCGGACCATCAGAGAGAGCCAGAGCTTCTCCAGCGTCAAGACAGAGGATCTGATGGCTGAGGAGACCTCAGAGGAGATGGAGGAGAATTACCGCGGCCTCGGGCTTCAGAAAGTCTCAGGCCTTAGCAGTGAGCTTGAACATGTCAAGAAGTCTGCGAACGTGGACGCTGATAGCTTAACAGGGACCGTTCTCAAGATGGGACACGCGTTGGCCAAAGCGAGAGAGTTTGTTAACTCGGAGATGAAGAGTTCGGATGAGGAGAGCGGGTTCCGCGAGGCGCTTGAGGATTTTATTCAGAACGCTGAAGGGAGCGTTGTGGAGATTCTTGAGGAAGAGAAGAGGATCATGGCGTTGGTGAAAGCCACGGGTGATTATTTCCATGGGAAGGCGGGGAAAGACGAAGGGCTGCGTTTGTTTGTGATCGTGCGTGATTTCTTGATAATCTTGGATAAGTCTTGTAAGGAAGTCAGAGAAGCTAAAGGGAAGCAGGTGAAGATGGCGAGGAAACAGGGCTCAACAGCGTCATCAGTAGCTTCTGAGATTCCGAGAGCGCCTTCGTTAGATCCTAGAGAGAAGCTGTTTCCTGCTATTACTGAGAGACGTGTGGATCAGTCTAGTTCAGATTCAGACTAA
- the LOC103857032 gene encoding uncharacterized protein LOC103857032 gives MMASSSPCLVAVFVAIWLQFLSISASKKSIDAICHHVTDKRFCIKTLTAYPPAASATNTFQTVSAAIHIAESYAEKCRKFTEKTAKENPKMKEQFMDCQDAYHRIVMSLRSAAGELKVSPDTSNYDVMVCTDQTTMVKDLVGKNRDVASNTIMKMTLMMNKLIAIAAAATDLLFPTEP, from the exons ATGATGGCTTCTTCCTCTCCCTGTCTTGTTGCTGTTTTTGTGGCAATTTGGTTACAGTTTCTCTCAATCTCTGCTTCAAAAAAATCCATCGACGCCATATGCCATCATGTCACCGACAAACGCTTCTGCATCAAAACTTTGACTGCTTATCCTCCGGCGGCTTCTGCCACCAACACG TTCCAAACGGTGAGTGCCGCCATCCACATTGCCGAGTCCTATGCCGAGAAGTGTAGAAAATTCACCGAAAAAACTGCAAAAGAGAATCCGAAAATGAAGGAGCAATTCATGGATTGTCAGGATGCCTACCATCGTATTGTAATGTCTCTCAGGAGTGCTGCCGGGGAGCTCAAAGTTTCGCCGGACACTTCAAACTATGATGTGATGGTTTGTACAGACCAAACTACGATGGTGAAGGATTTGGTCGGGAAAAATAGAGACGTGGCTTCAAATACTATCATGAAGATGACATTGATGATGAATAAGCTTATTGCTATTGCCGCAGCAGCCAccgatcttcttttcccaacCGAACCATGA
- the LOC103857033 gene encoding ankyrin repeat-containing protein BDA1-like has protein sequence MDPRLQWVAQSGSVNALYSLIQKDPCILQNVDILPFMHTPLHEASSTGKIDLAMELMILKPSFAKKLNADGFTPLHLAVEYQQVELALELVKFDPSIVRIRGRGGMTPLHLVAKSGDVDLLTEFLLACPECIRDANVNGETALHIAVTNDRYEELKVLRGWMQRIRKSDASTTEIQVLNKRDREGNTALHLAAYKNNHQAVKQLLKCMPLNRNIQNKSGMTALDALRVNGPHMNRETESIIQKSGGKSGMSLSRVKTTSLFLSKPVTFWEYCTTGMARYRSRMSDGTRNSLLVITALIITATYQTAAQPQDDKYDKYEAAAQPPGAYYGAQDYNDDNILKIVLLWGFNTMAFFLAIALTFILLPVGRAYIWWYIFITGPLVCSYAISVFLKYTVTIFLLMYLMVAFIFLIYLLVFYVKWKRTTRKKVPKPKIDLISQGLGTMF, from the exons ATGGATCCAAGATTGCAATGGGTTGCTCAATCGGGTAGCGTCAATGCTTTATATTCTCTTATTCAAAAGGACCCATGTATTCTTCAGAACGTCGATATTTTACCTTTCATGCACACACCTCTCCATGAAGCTTCATCAACTGGCAAGATAGATTTGGCGATGGAACTGATGATTCTAAAGCCATCTTTTGCTAAGAAGCTAAACGCAGATGGGTTTACTCCATTACATCTTGCCGTCGAATACCAACAAGTTGAGTTAGCACTAGAGCTAGTCAAGTTTGATCCCAGTATTGTTCGTATTCGTGGTAGAGGAG GTATGACGCCATTGCATCTTGTGGCAAAAAGTGGGGACGTGGATCTTCTTACAGAGTTTCTCTTGGCATGTCCTGAATGTATCAGAGATGCAAATGTAAATGGAGAAACTGCTTTACACATTGCGGTTACAAATGATAGATACGAAGAGCTTAAAGTTCTCAGAGGGTGGATGCAAAGAATTCGCAAAAGTGATGCTTCAACCACCGAGATTCAAGTCCTGAACAAACGTGATCGTGAAGGCAACACGGCCTTGCACTTAGCGGCATATAAGAATAACCACCAG GCAGTAAAGCAGCTTTTAAAATGCATGCCACTGAACCGGAACATCCAGAACAAAAGTGGTATGACAGCCCTTGATGCCTTGCGAGTCAATGGGCCACACATGAACAGAGAAACGGAGAGCATTATACAGAAATCGGGTGGTAAGAGTGGGATGTCTCTGTCCAGGGTTAAGACAACGTCTCTTTTCCTAAGCAAACCGGTCACTTTCTGGGAATATTGCACTACGGGAATGGCACGTTACAGGAGTCGCATGTCAGACGGAACAAGGAACTCTCTTCTTGTAATAACAGCCCTTATCATCACAGCTACTTATCAGACTGCGGCACAACCGCAAGATGACAAGTATGACAAGTATGAGGCGGCGGCACAACCGCCAGGAGCCTATTATGGGGCGCAAGATTACAATGATGATAACATATTAAAGATCGTGCTACTATGGGGATTCAATACCATGGCCTTTTTCTTGGCGATTGCCTTGACATTCATACTCTTACCAGTTGGCAGAGCATATATTTGGTGGTATATCTTCATAACGGGGCCTCTCGTCTGTTCATATGCAATTTCAGTGTTCCTGAAGTATACCGTTACAATATTCTTACTCATGTATCTGATGGTTGCATTCATATTTCTCATCTATCTACTTGTATTCTACGTGAAGTGGAAGCGGACTACGCGGAAGAAAGTACCAAAACCTAAAATCGATCTGATTTCCCAAGGCTTAGGAACCATGTTCTAG
- the LOC103857222 gene encoding 50S ribosomal protein L24, chloroplastic-like — MHVKFGDTVKVISGRDKGKIGEVTKIFTHNSTIVIKDVNLKTKHMKSREEGEPGQILKIEAPIHSSNVMLHSKEKEVVSRVGHKVLEDGHKVRYLILTGELIDTVAKWKQLKEAKDKETTQAAVASAS; from the exons ATGCATGTCAAGTTTGGAGATACGGTCAAAGTTATATCTGGACGAGACAAGGGTAAAATCGGAGAAGTCACTAAGATCTTTACCCACAACAGTACAATTGTCATCAAAGATGTTAACCTCAAGACCAAACACATGAAGAGCCGTGAAGAGGGAGAGCCTGGCCAAATTCTTAAG ATCGAAGCGCCGATCCACAGCTCAAATGTGATGCTGCATTCTAAAGAAAAGGAAGTGGTAAGTCGGGTGGGTCACAAGGTCCTTGAAGATGGACATAAGGTAAGATATCTGATCTTAACTGGGGAACTTATCGACACCGTTGCGAAATGGAAGCAACTTAAGGAGGCAAAGGATAAAGAAACAACTCAAGCTGCAGTTGCCTCCGCATCTTAG
- the LOC103857034 gene encoding calcium/calmodulin-regulated receptor-like kinase 1, with protein MEGESFGLIVGISLGVVIGVLLAISAFFCFRYHRKTSQIVNSGGGGSSRRSATLPIRENGANSCNIMSDSTLGPDSPVRSSSNGRSGWLDGFSKKTSVISASGILEYSYRDLQKATCNFTSLIGQGAFGPVFKAQMSTGETVAVKVLATDSKQGEKEFQTEVMLLGRLHHRNLVNLVGYCAEKGQHMLIYVYMSKGSLASHLYSEKHEPLSWDLRVYIALDVARGLEYLHDGAVPPVIHRDIKSSNILLDQSMRARVADFGLSREEMVDKHAANIRGTFGYLDPEYISTRTFTKKSDVYGFGVLLFELIAARNPQQGLMEYVELAAMNAEEKVGWEEIVDSRLDGRFDLQEVNEVAAFAYKCISRAPRKRPNMRDVVQVLTRVIKVRHSRKRQKKSASPSPLPPTVESGGEQTGNRSVRSENHRRDNSMDSTLEDYC; from the exons ATGGAAGGAGAGTCGTTTGGTTTGATCGTTGGGATCTCACTCGGTGTGGTGATTGGTGTGCTCTTAGCTATTTCAGCGTTCTTCTGCTTTAGGTACCATAGAAAGACTTCTCAGATTGTCAACAGTGGCGGCGGTGGCTCAAGCAGAAGAAGTGCGACGCTTCCCATCAGAGAGAACGGTGCTAACTCTTGCAACATTATGTCTGATTCCACTCTTGGTCCTGATTCGCCTGTCAGATCCTCCAGCAATGGGAGGTCTGGTTGGCTTGATGGGTTTAGTAAGAAGACAAGTGTCATCTCTGCTTCTGGCATTTTGGAATATTCTTACAG GGATTTGCAGAAAGCAACATGCAATTTCACGTCTTTGATAGGCCAAGGAGCATTTGGACCTGTCTTCAAAGCCCAAATGTCCACCGGTGAGACTGTTGCTGTCAAAGTTCTCGCCACTGATTCTAAACAGGGCGAGAAAGAGTTTCAGACAGAG GTTATGTTATTGGGAAGGTTGCATCACCGTAACCTAGTGAACTTGGTGGGCTATTGTGCAGAGAAAGGACAGCACATGCTTATATATGTCTACATGAGTAAAGGAAGTTTAGCTTCTCACTTGTACA gtgaaaaacatgaaccgtTGAGCTGGGATTTGAGAGTATACATTGCTTTAGACGTGGCACGCGGTCTAGAGTATCTTCATGATGGG GCTGTTCCTCCTGTTATCCACAGAGATATCAAATCCTCCAACATTTTGTTAGATCAATCAATGCGAGCTCGG GTAGCTGACTTTGGCCTGTCTAGAGAGGAGATGGTAGACAAGCATGCTGCCAACATCAGAGGAACGTTTGGTTATCTCGATCCAGAGTACATCTCCACCAGAACATTCACCAAGAAAAGCGATGTTtatggatttggggttttgctTTTCGAGCTTATAGCTGCAAGAAACCCTCAACAAGGGCTAATGGAATACGTTGAGCtg GCGGCGATGAATGCAGAGGAGAAGGTCGGGTGGGAAGAGATTGTGGATTCGAGATTAGATGGGAGATTTGATCTACAAGAAGTGAATGAAGTTGCGGCTTTTGCTTATAAATGCATCTCTCGTGCACCGAGGAAACGTCCCAACATGAGGGATGTTGTGCAGGTTTTGACTCGTGTCATTAAGGTGAGACATTCAAGAAAACGTCAGAAAAAATCTGCTTCGCCTTCTCCGCTTCCCCCTACGGTGGAGTCTGGTGGTGAGCAGACTGGAAATAGATCAGTTCGGTCGGAAAATCATAGGAGAGATAACTCCATGGACAGTACACTTGAAGACTATTGTTAA